The genomic stretch ACGGGCCGGCCCAGCCGGGCCGCGAGCTGCGCGAAATGCGCCGCGGGCCAGCGCTTGCCCGGCCGCGCGGGCGAGGCGCCGGGCAGCATCAGCGCAAAGCGCTCCGGCAGGTCCAGGCCCGAAATGTCGGTGGCGAGCCAGTCGAGGGCGGGTGCTGGAAAATCCGTGATCCCGGCGGCGCGCAACTGGCCGCGCTGCCGCTCCGCCGTATGCAGAGAGTCGCGCCCGGGATCCGCATCAGGGTGCGAGGCGCCGCGCGCGATGCCGGACCAATCCGCGCCACCACCCACAAAAAGCCGGTAGCGCGAGGAGCGGCTGGAGGTCTGCAAGTCATAGACCCGCGCAAAGCCAGCCTGGCGCAGCCGCAGCGCCAGCCGCAGCACCGCGCGCAGATCAAGCCAATCGGGCCGCCCATCGCTCCAGACCTCATCAAACCAGGGCGAGGCCTCCGCCAGGGCGGCGAAGGGCTTGGTGGTGAGCAGGGTGATCCGCGCCTGCGGGTGATGCGCGCGGATGGCCGCGAAGGGGCCGAAGGCCTGCACGAAATCGCCCAGCGCGGCGAGCTTGATGACCAGGATGCGGCTCAATCGAGCAATTCCCGGTACAGGGCGATGGTGGCGGACTGCATCGCCTCCATGCTGGGCACGCGCAGCCTTGCGGCCTCGCCCATCGCGGCGCGCGTGCTGGCAGGCAGGGCCAATGCCGCGCGTATCCGGGCGGCCAGCGCCGGCACATCGCCGGGCGGAGTGAGCCAGCCGGTGACGCCATCCTCCACCGTCTCGCGCGGGCCACCGAGATCGGCCGCGATGACCAGGCGGGCCATGGCCTGGGCCTCGATCACCGTGCGGCCAAACGCCTCGGGCTCGATGCTGGCATGAATGACGAGATCGGCCGCCAGCAGTGCCGCCGGCATGTCCGCAATGTGACCAGGCAGGCGGATGCGCCCTGCCACGCCGCACGCGGCGGCCAGTTCCTGCAATTCCCGCACATAGGCATCACGGCCCTGGGCATCGCCGGCCAGGACCGCGACGGCCCCCGGGATCTCCGCCAGAGCCTGCACCAGCACCCCCTGCCCTTTCCAGCGCGTCAGCCGCGCGGGCAGCAGGATGACGGGCGCGCCGGCCGGCAGCCCCCAGGCCGCACGCAGCTTGGCAATCCGGGCGGGGTCCACCGCTGCCGGATCAAACTGGCGCAAATCCACCCCGCGCGGGATGAGCCGCGGCGTCACGCCATGCGTGCCTTGGATATGCGCCGCGATATGCCGGCTGATCGCGATGACGCGATCCCCCCGCGCCATCACGGAATTGTAGAGCCGCTTGCCGGGAAATCCCTCGCCATAGGTGCCGTGATAGGTGGTCACGAAATCCGCGCCCGTCCGCCGCGCGGCAAGCCAGGCGGACCAGGCCGGCGCACGGGAGCGCGCATGCAGGATGGCGATGCCCTCCGCCCGAACAAGCCCTGCCAAAGCGCCCGCATTGCGCCAGATCCCGAGCGGCGATTTGGTGGCCAGCGGCAAGGAGATGTGCCGCGCGCCCAGTGCCTCCAGCGCCGGCACCAGCCGCCCCCCCGCCGAGGCGACCAGGGCGCGGTAACCGGCCGCCTGGATCGCCTCGGCGATTTCCAGCGTACCGCGCTCGACACCCCCGGCATCAAGCCGGGGCAGCACCTGCAG from Sediminicoccus sp. KRV36 encodes the following:
- a CDS encoding glycosyltransferase family 9 protein, which encodes MSRILVIKLAALGDFVQAFGPFAAIRAHHPQARITLLTTKPFAALAEASPWFDEVWSDGRPDWLDLRAVLRLALRLRQAGFARVYDLQTSSRSSRYRLFVGGGADWSGIARGASHPDADPGRDSLHTAERQRGQLRAAGITDFPAPALDWLATDISGLDLPERFALMLPGASPARPGKRWPAAHFAQLAARLGRPVVLCGGAAEIPLAREIMAMTPGLLDLTGRTDLRQLAAVARRASLAIGNDSGPTHLAAAAGCPTLALFGGESDPALCAPRGNVVVLRRLPLAGLSVEEVLQAASGLSGT
- a CDS encoding glycosyltransferase family 4 protein is translated as MSSPPAILQVLPRLDAGGVERGTLEIAEAIQAAGYRALVASAGGRLVPALEALGARHISLPLATKSPLGIWRNAGALAGLVRAEGIAILHARSRAPAWSAWLAARRTGADFVTTYHGTYGEGFPGKRLYNSVMARGDRVIAISRHIAAHIQGTHGVTPRLIPRGVDLRQFDPAAVDPARIAKLRAAWGLPAGAPVILLPARLTRWKGQGVLVQALAEIPGAVAVLAGDAQGRDAYVRELQELAAACGVAGRIRLPGHIADMPAALLAADLVIHASIEPEAFGRTVIEAQAMARLVIAADLGGPRETVEDGVTGWLTPPGDVPALAARIRAALALPASTRAAMGEAARLRVPSMEAMQSATIALYRELLD